In one window of Mercurialis annua linkage group LG4, ddMerAnnu1.2, whole genome shotgun sequence DNA:
- the LOC126676283 gene encoding stress-induced protein KIN2-like, translating to MNSSQDASFQAGQATGQTKEKGNQMMDKASNTAQSAKESCQEAGQQVKAKAQGMADTVKEKVGANK from the exons ATGAATTCATCACAGGATGCTAGCTTCCAAGCTGGACAGGCTACAGGCCAGACTAAG gAGAAGGGAAACCAGATGATGGACAAGGCTAGTAATACTGCCCAATCTGCTAAGGAATCATGCCAAGAG GCTGGTCAACAAGTAAAGGCTAAGGCACAGGGAATGGCTGACACTGTTAAGGAGAAAGTTGGAGCAAACAAATGa
- the LOC126676281 gene encoding uncharacterized protein At1g32220, chloroplastic isoform X1, producing MSRLLRSKPSFPSPRYSVFYLSAALSKEGRSLSTSSDKVNGASKVEEARAGESSSSTEKVLILGGSGFVGSHMCKEALRHGLTVSSLSRSGRSSLHESWADSIVWHQGDLLKPNSLKHAMDGVTSVISCVGGFGSNSHMYKINGSANITAIKAAAEQGVKRFVYISAADFGLINYLLRGYYEGKRATETELMNNFPNTGVILRPGFIHGNRRVGNMTLPLSVIGGPLEMVLQHAKPLTRIPLIGPLLIPPVNVNSVAKVAVRAATDPAFPPSILDVYDILQHSRK from the exons ATGTCACGCTTGCTGCGTTCAAAGCCCTCATTTCCCAGTCCACGGTACAGTGTCTTCTACCT TTCAGCGGCTTTGTCGAAAGAAGGGAGATCATTGTCTACAAGCTCCGATAAGGTTAATGGTGCATCCAAAGTTGAGGAAGCAAGGGCAGGTGAATCAAGTTCTTCGACGGAGAAG GTCCTTATTTTAGGGGGAAGTGGATTTGTTGGTTCACATATGTGTAAAGAAGCATTAAGGCATGGTTTGACAGTATCCAGCCTTAGTAG gtCTGGGAGATCATCATTACATGAGTCTTGGGCTGACAGCATAGTCTGGCATCAAG GTGATCTGCTTAAACCCAATTCCTTGAAGCATGCGATGGATGGTGTAACCTCTGTG ATCTCATGTGTTGGAGGTTTTGGCTCAAATTCTCATATGTACAAAATTAATGGATCTGCAAACATAACTGCTATTAAAGCAGCCGCAGAGCAAG GTGTGAAAAGATTTgtgtatatatctgctgcggattttggtttgattaattatttgcTACGAGGATATTATGAAGGAAAG AGAGCAACTGAAACTGAATTGATGAACAACTTTCCAAACACAG GTGTAATTCTTAGGCCAGGTTTCATACATGGGAATCGACGAGTTGGAAATATGACATTACCCTTGAGTGTAATTGGGGGTCCTCTCGAGATG GTACTCCAACATGCCAAACCGCTGACCCGAATCCCACTCATCGGTCCTCTTCTTATACCTCCTGTCAATGTGAATTCAGTGGCAAAGGTTGCTGTAAGAGCTGCAACGGATCCAGCTTTCCCTCCTAGTATTCTTGATGTATATGACATACTACAACACAGCCGAAAGTGA
- the LOC126676277 gene encoding uncharacterized protein LOC126676277, which yields MATLSSFSTNQIPILSPSTIFSTRGEEQWVGSLEVIKRKQPKCLRQSNRVMTRTRSEKGDVIRDVEIPRKWYNLSADLSVKAAPYLHPQTYKPIRHEDLALLFPDELIKQELSNEKFIDIPQPVLDIYNLWRPTPLIRARRLEKFLDTPAKIYYKYEGVSPAGSHKPNSAVPQAYYNALQGIKNLVTETGAGQWGSSLAFACSLFGLGCQVFQVGAPYDQKPYRRLMMETWGAKVHRSPSNITEAGRKIQEKNPSSTGSLGIAISEAVETASGKADTKYCMGSVLNHVSLHQTVIGEECLKQMEVLGENPDVIIGCTGGGSSFAGFSFPYIREKLNGKPSPVIRAVEPTACPSLTKGVFAYDYGDNAGLTPLMKMHTLGHDFMPSPNHAGGLRYHGMAPMISHVYELGLIEAIAIPQTECFRGAIQFARTEGLIPAPESTHVVAAAIREALHCKETGEEKVILIALSGHGHFDLTSYDKYLRGDMADLSFDKEKIDASLAKIPQVVA from the exons ATGGCTACTCTTTCATCATTTTCTACCAACCAAATTCCCATTTTATCCCCATCAACCATCTTTTCAACTAGAG gTGAAGAACAATGGGTTGGATCCTTGGAAGTAATCAAAAGAAAGCAGCCAAAATGTTTAAGGCAATCAAACAGAGTTATGACAAGAACAAGATCAGAAAAAGGTGATGTAATTAGAGATGTTGAGATTCCAAGAAAATGGTATAATCTCAGTGCTGATCTTAGTGTGAAGGCTGCTCCATATCTTCATCCTCAGACTTACAAACCAATCAGACATGAAGATTTGGCACTTTTGTTTCCTGACGAGTTGATTAAGCAAGAGCTGAGCAATGAAAAGTTCATTGATATTCCTCAACCAGTTCTTGATATTTACAATCTTTGGCGCCCAACACCTTTGATCAG AGCAAGGAGGTTGGAGAAATTTCTTGATACACCAGCAAAGATTTACTACAAGTATGAAGGTGTTAGTCCTGCAGGATCACACAAACCTAACTCTGCTGTTCCGCAAGCTTACTACAATGCACTGCAGGGAATCAAGAATCTTGTGACCGAAACCGGTGCCGGCCAATGGGGAAGTTCTCTGGCTTTTGCTTGCAGCTTATTTGGCCTTGGCTGTCAG GTGTTTCAGGTTGGGGCTCCTTATGATCAGAAACCGTATCGCAGACTAATGATGGAAACTTGGGGTGCAAAAGTTCACCGATCGCCTTCAAACATCACGGAAGCAGGCAGGAAAATCCAGGAAAAGAACCCATCAAGTACAGGAAGTTTAGGGATAGCTATTTCAGAAGCTGTAGAAACTGCATCAGGAAAAGCAGATACGAAGTATTGCATGGGAAGTGTACTGAATCATGTTTCTTTACACCAGACTGTTATAGGTGAGGAGTGCCTGAAACAAATGGAAGTTTTAGGTGAAAACCCCGATGTGATCATCGGGTGTACCGGTGGCGGATCAAGCTTTGCAGGTTTCAGTTTTCCGTACATCAGAGAAAAACTGAATGGGAAACCGAGTCCTGTCATAAGAGCAGTTGAACCTACAGCTTGCCCTTCTCTAACAAAAGGAGTGTTTGCATATGATTATGGTGATAATGCAGGATTGACTCCGTTGATGAAGATGCATACACTAGGACATGACTTTATGCCTAGCCCTAATCATGCCG GGGGATTGCGCTACCATGGTATGGCACCAATGATTTCCCATGTATACGAATTAGGTCTCATTGAAGCAATCGCAATTCCTCAGACAGAGTGTTTCCGAG GTGCTATTCAGTTTGCGAGAACTGAAGGACTGATACCGGCTCCAGAGTCCACTCACGTAGTTGCGGCAGCCATCAGAGAGGCTCTCCATTGTAAAGAAACTGGAGAGGAAAAGGTCATCCTTATAGCATTGAGTGGACATGGACATTTTGACCTAACATCATATGATAAGTACTTGAGAGGAGATATGGCTGATTTGTCATTTGACAAGGAGAAAATAGACGCTTCACTTGCTAAAATTCCTCAGGTCGTAGCATGA
- the LOC126676278 gene encoding uncharacterized protein LOC126676278, with amino-acid sequence MGSPHQPKRRVAFVLVDGVGDVSLPRFGYKTPLQAAKTPNLDAIASAGINGLMDPVEVGLGCGSDTAHLSLLGYDPRVYYKGRGAFESMGAGLAMSPGDIAFKSNFATIDEKSGIVTSRRADRHFEEEGPILCAALDRMKLPSYPGYEVRVRYATEHRCGVVVKGPKLSGNISGTDPLKDNRLLLQAEALDDTDEARHTAAVVNELSKEMSKILVSHPLNAKRAAEGKNIANIVLLRGCGIRIEVPSFEEKHGLWPCMVAPTKIIAGLGLSLDVDILEAPGATGDYRTLLTSKASAIAKALSAPLQSCPNVFVPGEDGLKPGRVDGYDFGFLHIKAIDDAGHDKASVFKVKGLEAVDQAIGQLAKLLWQAESTGNFQYFLCVTGDHSTPVEYGDHSFEPVPFAMCRLTDFVGAVGGESNIVATSLEPFPLPTIKADEDLEEDKIREESGHKQVKAFSGDSVCEYSEIAAARGCLGRFPGGEMMGVIKTFLKLKA; translated from the exons ATGGGAAGCCCACACCAGCCGAAGAGGAGAGTGGCATTTGTTCTTGTTGATGGGGTGGGTGATGTGTCATTGCCAAGGTTTGGATACAAGACTCCCTTGCAGGCGGCCAAGACTCCGAACTTGGATGCTATTGCATCTGCAGGAATCAATGGTCTTATGGACCCTGTTGAAGTAGGTTTAGGATGCGGAAGTGACACTGCTCATCTTTCATTGTTGGGTTATGACCCACGAGTCTACTACAAGGGTCGAGGTGCATTTGAATCAATGGGGGCTGGGTTGGCTATGTCGCCTGGAGATATTGCATTCAAG TCAAATTTTGCAACTATCGACGAGAAAAGTGGTATAGTTACCAGTAGAAGAGCTGATAGGCACTTTGAAGAAGAAGGGCCAATTCTTTGTGCAGCTCTGGATAGGATGAAGTTACCGTCATACCCTGGATATGAAGTCAGAGTCAG GTATGCAACAGAGCATAGATGCGGAGTGGTTGTAAAAGGACCGAAATTGAGTGGAAATATATCAGGAACAGACCCATTAAAAGACAATCGATTACTTCTGCAAGCTGAAGCCTTAGATGATACTGATGAAGCAAGGCATACAGCTGCCGTTGTGAATGAATTGTCCAAAGAGATGTCAAAGATTCTTGTCTCTCACCCACTGAATGCAAAACGAGCTGCAGAAGGGAAGAACATTGCCAATATTGTCCTATTACGAGGATGTGGTATTAGAATTGAG GTTCCCTCGTTTGAGGAGAAACATGGTTTATGGCCATGCATGGTTGCTCCCACTAAAATTATTGCTGGTTTAGGCCTATCGCTTGATGTTGACATTCTAGAAGCTCCTGGGGCAACTGGAGATTATCGAACACTTTTGACGTCAAAAGCTTCTGCCATAGCTAAGGCTCTTTCTGCTCCTTTGCAGTCTTGCCCCAATGTTTTTGTGCCCGGGGAGGATGGGCTCAAACCAGGCAGAGTAGATGGTTATGACTTTGGGTTTCTCCACATTAAG GCAATTGATGATGCAGGTCATGATAAGGCAAGCGTTTTTAAAGTTAAGGGACTGGAAGCAGTAGATCAAGCTATAGGCCAGTTGGCCAAGCTTCTTTGGCAGGCAGAATCAACCGGAAACTTTCAGTATTTCCTTTGTGTAACTGGAGACCACTCTACTCCGGTTGAGTATGGAGACCATAGTTTTGAACCAGTTCCGTTTGCCATGTGCCGATTGACAGACTTCGTAGGTGCAGTGGGTGGAGAATCCAATATTGTAGCAACTTCGCTTGAACCATTTCCTCTCCCAACAATTAAGGCTGATGAAGACCTCGAGGAAGATAAGATTCGAGAGGAGAGCGGACATAAACAGGTTAAAGCTTTCAGTGGTGATTCAGTCTGCGAATATAGCGAGATAGCAGCAGCAAGAGGATGTCTTGGACGATTTCCAGGAGGAGAAATGATGGGCGTCATAAAGACATTTCTTAAACTAAAGGCGTGA
- the LOC126676284 gene encoding stress-induced protein KIN2-like — protein sequence MDSSQDASFQAGQTTGQAKEKGNQMMDKVSNIAQSAKESCQETGQQMKAKAQGMTETVKDKVGANK from the exons ATGGATTCATCACAGGATGCTAGCTTCCAAGCTGGACAAACCACTGGCCAGGCTAAG gAGAAGGGAAACCAGATGATGGACAAGGTTAGCAATATTGCCCAGTCTGCCAAGGAATCCTGCCAAGAG ACTGGTCAGCAAATGAAGGCTAAAGCACAGGGAATGACCGAAACTGTTAAGGACAAAGTTGGAGCTAACAAATGa
- the LOC126676282 gene encoding late embryogenesis abundant protein 2-like: MDSSQDASFQAGQATGQTKEKGNQMMDKASNTAQSAKESCQETGQQLKAKAQGMADTVKEKVGANK, from the exons aTGGATTCATCACAGGATGCTAGCTTCCAAGCTGGACAGGCCACAGGCCAGACTAAG GAGAAGGGAAACCAGATGATGGACAAGGCTAGCAATACTGCCCAGTCTGCTAAGGAATCATGCCAAGAG ACTGGTCAGCAATTAAAGGCTAAGGCACAAGGAATGGCTGACACTGTTAAGGAGAAAGTTGGAGCAAACAAATga
- the LOC126676281 gene encoding uncharacterized protein At1g32220, chloroplastic isoform X2 gives MSRLLRSKPSFPSPRSAALSKEGRSLSTSSDKVNGASKVEEARAGESSSSTEKVLILGGSGFVGSHMCKEALRHGLTVSSLSRSGRSSLHESWADSIVWHQGDLLKPNSLKHAMDGVTSVISCVGGFGSNSHMYKINGSANITAIKAAAEQGVKRFVYISAADFGLINYLLRGYYEGKRATETELMNNFPNTGVILRPGFIHGNRRVGNMTLPLSVIGGPLEMVLQHAKPLTRIPLIGPLLIPPVNVNSVAKVAVRAATDPAFPPSILDVYDILQHSRK, from the exons ATGTCACGCTTGCTGCGTTCAAAGCCCTCATTTCCCAGTCCACG TTCAGCGGCTTTGTCGAAAGAAGGGAGATCATTGTCTACAAGCTCCGATAAGGTTAATGGTGCATCCAAAGTTGAGGAAGCAAGGGCAGGTGAATCAAGTTCTTCGACGGAGAAG GTCCTTATTTTAGGGGGAAGTGGATTTGTTGGTTCACATATGTGTAAAGAAGCATTAAGGCATGGTTTGACAGTATCCAGCCTTAGTAG gtCTGGGAGATCATCATTACATGAGTCTTGGGCTGACAGCATAGTCTGGCATCAAG GTGATCTGCTTAAACCCAATTCCTTGAAGCATGCGATGGATGGTGTAACCTCTGTG ATCTCATGTGTTGGAGGTTTTGGCTCAAATTCTCATATGTACAAAATTAATGGATCTGCAAACATAACTGCTATTAAAGCAGCCGCAGAGCAAG GTGTGAAAAGATTTgtgtatatatctgctgcggattttggtttgattaattatttgcTACGAGGATATTATGAAGGAAAG AGAGCAACTGAAACTGAATTGATGAACAACTTTCCAAACACAG GTGTAATTCTTAGGCCAGGTTTCATACATGGGAATCGACGAGTTGGAAATATGACATTACCCTTGAGTGTAATTGGGGGTCCTCTCGAGATG GTACTCCAACATGCCAAACCGCTGACCCGAATCCCACTCATCGGTCCTCTTCTTATACCTCCTGTCAATGTGAATTCAGTGGCAAAGGTTGCTGTAAGAGCTGCAACGGATCCAGCTTTCCCTCCTAGTATTCTTGATGTATATGACATACTACAACACAGCCGAAAGTGA